One window of the Gambusia affinis linkage group LG01, SWU_Gaff_1.0, whole genome shotgun sequence genome contains the following:
- the ikzf4 gene encoding zinc finger protein Eos isoform X1, protein MLAAMSKDNASGERMNADECNGRSYSQGNGGEPSAEQDFYAGLRATSVRSPNSQQSSPHRSLSDSIKVELCSDEESSGARQSENKKAARSDGGKDDRVGAAEEGGPAFAGTEGDRGNIYSEMATPNSSSPGPIRLPNGKLQCEVCGMVCIGPNVLMVHKRSHTGERPFQCNQCGASFTQKGNLLRHIKLHSGEKPFKCPVCSYACRRRDALAGHLRTHSVSSPTVGKPFKCSYCSRSYKQQSTLEEHLERCHSYMKTLDSQMPPGEESVNMESITKPILQPANEKRPFVDRLTVSITKRKRSTPQKFLGEKHMHLEPPEAPYELSSGSEKEGDLLSSHSAGDSSGLVSSHLHFARSKAESQESPSLHPLHPGFVAELRTVVGSLNSGVVPQGPRAHGAVGLAAMSLGLHGREAGEARDDQPSAHSHTTSPNGCPDSTDTESTAEEQSTRATAPTSTSNNHHLHYLTPALPRGHPTISPSQAKDLDAEWDRGGPVLPGAVKRNPGSPLSSRSNFQVLDRGGRPVRSFYCRHCCILFLDHVMYTIHMGCHGFRQPFECNICGHPSQDRYEFSSHISRGEHQVG, encoded by the exons ATGTTGGCGGCTATGTCTAAAGACAAC gcATCTGGTGAGAGAATGAATGCTGATGAATGTAATGGACGCTCATATTCACAAG GTAATGGAGGAGAACCATCAGCAGAGCAGGATTTTTATGCTGGGTTGCGGGCCACTTCTGTAAGATCTCCCAACAGCCAGCAGTCCTCGCCTCACCGCTCCCTAAGTG actcCATTAAGGTTGAGCTGTGTAGCGATGAAGAGTCTTCAGGTGCCCGACAGTCTGAGAACAAAAAGGCTGCGAGAAGCGACGGTGGGAAAGACGACAGGGTGGGTGCTGCTGAAGAAGGAGGTCCAGCGTTTGCCGGAACCGAAGGAGACAGAGGTAACATCTACAGTGAGATGGCAACTCCTAATTCGTCCTCACCGGGACCAATCCGGCTGCCCAACGGGAAGCTGCAGTGTGAGGTGTGCGGGATGGTCTGCATAGGACCCAACGTGCTGATGGTCCACAAGCGCAGCCACACAG GAGAGCGACCTTTTCAGTGCAACCAGTGTGGAGCCTCTTTCACCCAGAAGGGTAACCTGCTGCGCCACATCAAACTTCATTCAGGAGAGAAGCCTTTCAAATGTCCCGTTTGCAGCTATGCCTGCCGTCGGAGAGATGCTCTTGCTGGTCATCTGCGCACTCATTCAG TTTCTTCCCCGACAGTCGGGAAGCCTTTCAAGTGCAGCTACTGTAGTCGCAGCTATAAGCAGCAGAGCACACTGGAGGAACATCTGGAGCGCTGCCATAGTTACATGAAGACTCTGGACTCTCAGATGCCACCTG GTGAAGAGTCTGTAAATATGGAGAGCATCACTAAACCCATACTGCAGCCAGCCAATGAGAAAAGGCCGTTTGTGGACAGACTGACTGTCAGCATAACCAAACGAAAGAGGTCAACACCACAGAAGTTTTTAG GAGAAAAGCACATGCACCTTGAACCACCAGAAGCACCTTATGAACTGTCCTCTGGCTCTGAAAAGGAAGGGGATCTCCTGAGCTCCCATTCTGCTGGAGACTCATCCGGTCTGGTTAGTTCACACCTCCACTTCGCTAGAAGTAAAGCTGAGAGCCAGGAGTCGCCTTCGCTCCATCCGCTCCACCCAGGCTTCGTGGCAGAGCTCCGAACCGTTGTGGGCTCCCTCAACAGTGGCGTGGTTCCCCAGGGCCCCCGAGCCCATGGCGCGGTGGGGCTCGCAGCAATGTCCCTTGGCCTCCATGGGCGGGAGGCAGGCGAAGCCCGGGACGACCAGCCCTCGGCCCACAGCCACACCACCTCGCCCAACGGCTGCCCCGACTCTACGGACACAGAGAGCACAGCGGAAGAGCAGAGCACAAGGGCTACAGCCCCTACAAGTACCTCCAACAACCATCACCTCCACTATCTGACCCCAGCACTGCCCCGCGGCCATCCCACCATCAGCCCCAGCCAGGCCAAAGATTTGGACGCAGAGTGGGATAGAGGGGGTCCTGTTCTCCCGGGTGCCGTTAAGAGAAACCCAGGCTCGCCTCTCTCCTCCAGGAGCAATTTCCAAGTTTTGGACAGGGGGGGTAGGCCTGTGCGCTCCTTCTACTGCCGACACTGCTGCATCCTCTTCCTGGACCACGTCATGTACACGATTCACATGGGCTGCCACGGCTTCCGCCAGCCCTTCGAGTGCAACATCTGCGGGCATCCCAGCCAGGACCGCTACGAGTTTTCCTCTCACATCAGCCGCGGAGAGCACCAGGTGGGCTGA
- the ikzf4 gene encoding zinc finger protein Eos isoform X2, with the protein MNADECNGRSYSQGNGGEPSAEQDFYAGLRATSVRSPNSQQSSPHRSLSDSIKVELCSDEESSGARQSENKKAARSDGGKDDRVGAAEEGGPAFAGTEGDRGNIYSEMATPNSSSPGPIRLPNGKLQCEVCGMVCIGPNVLMVHKRSHTGERPFQCNQCGASFTQKGNLLRHIKLHSGEKPFKCPVCSYACRRRDALAGHLRTHSVSSPTVGKPFKCSYCSRSYKQQSTLEEHLERCHSYMKTLDSQMPPGEESVNMESITKPILQPANEKRPFVDRLTVSITKRKRSTPQKFLGEKHMHLEPPEAPYELSSGSEKEGDLLSSHSAGDSSGLVSSHLHFARSKAESQESPSLHPLHPGFVAELRTVVGSLNSGVVPQGPRAHGAVGLAAMSLGLHGREAGEARDDQPSAHSHTTSPNGCPDSTDTESTAEEQSTRATAPTSTSNNHHLHYLTPALPRGHPTISPSQAKDLDAEWDRGGPVLPGAVKRNPGSPLSSRSNFQVLDRGGRPVRSFYCRHCCILFLDHVMYTIHMGCHGFRQPFECNICGHPSQDRYEFSSHISRGEHQVG; encoded by the exons ATGAATGCTGATGAATGTAATGGACGCTCATATTCACAAG GTAATGGAGGAGAACCATCAGCAGAGCAGGATTTTTATGCTGGGTTGCGGGCCACTTCTGTAAGATCTCCCAACAGCCAGCAGTCCTCGCCTCACCGCTCCCTAAGTG actcCATTAAGGTTGAGCTGTGTAGCGATGAAGAGTCTTCAGGTGCCCGACAGTCTGAGAACAAAAAGGCTGCGAGAAGCGACGGTGGGAAAGACGACAGGGTGGGTGCTGCTGAAGAAGGAGGTCCAGCGTTTGCCGGAACCGAAGGAGACAGAGGTAACATCTACAGTGAGATGGCAACTCCTAATTCGTCCTCACCGGGACCAATCCGGCTGCCCAACGGGAAGCTGCAGTGTGAGGTGTGCGGGATGGTCTGCATAGGACCCAACGTGCTGATGGTCCACAAGCGCAGCCACACAG GAGAGCGACCTTTTCAGTGCAACCAGTGTGGAGCCTCTTTCACCCAGAAGGGTAACCTGCTGCGCCACATCAAACTTCATTCAGGAGAGAAGCCTTTCAAATGTCCCGTTTGCAGCTATGCCTGCCGTCGGAGAGATGCTCTTGCTGGTCATCTGCGCACTCATTCAG TTTCTTCCCCGACAGTCGGGAAGCCTTTCAAGTGCAGCTACTGTAGTCGCAGCTATAAGCAGCAGAGCACACTGGAGGAACATCTGGAGCGCTGCCATAGTTACATGAAGACTCTGGACTCTCAGATGCCACCTG GTGAAGAGTCTGTAAATATGGAGAGCATCACTAAACCCATACTGCAGCCAGCCAATGAGAAAAGGCCGTTTGTGGACAGACTGACTGTCAGCATAACCAAACGAAAGAGGTCAACACCACAGAAGTTTTTAG GAGAAAAGCACATGCACCTTGAACCACCAGAAGCACCTTATGAACTGTCCTCTGGCTCTGAAAAGGAAGGGGATCTCCTGAGCTCCCATTCTGCTGGAGACTCATCCGGTCTGGTTAGTTCACACCTCCACTTCGCTAGAAGTAAAGCTGAGAGCCAGGAGTCGCCTTCGCTCCATCCGCTCCACCCAGGCTTCGTGGCAGAGCTCCGAACCGTTGTGGGCTCCCTCAACAGTGGCGTGGTTCCCCAGGGCCCCCGAGCCCATGGCGCGGTGGGGCTCGCAGCAATGTCCCTTGGCCTCCATGGGCGGGAGGCAGGCGAAGCCCGGGACGACCAGCCCTCGGCCCACAGCCACACCACCTCGCCCAACGGCTGCCCCGACTCTACGGACACAGAGAGCACAGCGGAAGAGCAGAGCACAAGGGCTACAGCCCCTACAAGTACCTCCAACAACCATCACCTCCACTATCTGACCCCAGCACTGCCCCGCGGCCATCCCACCATCAGCCCCAGCCAGGCCAAAGATTTGGACGCAGAGTGGGATAGAGGGGGTCCTGTTCTCCCGGGTGCCGTTAAGAGAAACCCAGGCTCGCCTCTCTCCTCCAGGAGCAATTTCCAAGTTTTGGACAGGGGGGGTAGGCCTGTGCGCTCCTTCTACTGCCGACACTGCTGCATCCTCTTCCTGGACCACGTCATGTACACGATTCACATGGGCTGCCACGGCTTCCGCCAGCCCTTCGAGTGCAACATCTGCGGGCATCCCAGCCAGGACCGCTACGAGTTTTCCTCTCACATCAGCCGCGGAGAGCACCAGGTGGGCTGA